A section of the Tenrec ecaudatus isolate mTenEca1 chromosome 10, mTenEca1.hap1, whole genome shotgun sequence genome encodes:
- the LOC142458151 gene encoding mitochondrial import inner membrane translocase subunit Tim9-like isoform X2, whose translation MAAQIPESDQIKQFKEFVGTCNKLTETCFLDCVKDFTTREVKPEETTSLAAKAGLLGQPR comes from the exons ATGGCTGCGCAAATACCAGAATCTGATCAGATAAAACAGTTTAAGGAATTTGTTGGAACCTGCAATAAACTTACAGAAACCTGCTTTTTGGACTGTGTTAAAGACTTCACAACAAGAGAAGTGAAACCTGAAGAGACTACAT CTCTAGCAGCCAAAGCAGGGCTCCTTGGCCAACCACGCTAG
- the LOC142458151 gene encoding mitochondrial import inner membrane translocase subunit Tim9-like isoform X1 has product MAAQIPESDQIKQFKEFVGTCNKLTETCFLDCVKDFTTREVKPEEQNEALAAKAGLLGQPR; this is encoded by the exons ATGGCTGCGCAAATACCAGAATCTGATCAGATAAAACAGTTTAAGGAATTTGTTGGAACCTGCAATAAACTTACAGAAACCTGCTTTTTGGACTGTGTTAAAGACTTCACAACAAGAGAAGTGAAACCTGAAG AGCAGAATGAAGCTCTAGCAGCCAAAGCAGGGCTCCTTGGCCAACCACGCTAG